In one window of Bacteroidota bacterium DNA:
- a CDS encoding T9SS type A sorting domain-containing protein: MKNKLITFIILLFISNNLGAKQISVLFFGNSITASGIPETFQQLALESGDTVFVEQHWGGQILQEYVQDVAAIQMTKDKLQERDWDYVVLQENSQLSGFYPGWNQGYFEYYSYAAAQTLNQLIRENNSCGETIFFMTYGYLDGDQMNFPDDTYEKQQTRIKRNYLLLADSNSSMLAPVGWAWRKVRSEKSWGDELYMPGDHHPAELGSYLASCVFYATILGKSPAGNKFIGTIPQDRALYLQSVAGSIVLTDKVEWNININVPNAYFDFEINQNNKVKFTTDISSKYVDYLWYFGDGDSSSKKEPIHEYSLSGDFIVNHFVMNECYATDTMIDTITIIPSSIKNNNDSELISVSPNPSTGLFSVNFGKSKIDKIQITTVDGKLIYQKLIKENTCTINLSDYKTGIYLLNVFTKGQIIRKSLLVRK, translated from the coding sequence TTGTTTTTTGGCAACAGCATAACTGCATCAGGTATCCCCGAAACATTTCAGCAACTTGCACTAGAATCAGGTGATACGGTTTTTGTAGAACAACATTGGGGAGGTCAGATTTTACAAGAATATGTTCAAGATGTAGCTGCAATACAAATGACAAAGGATAAATTACAAGAACGTGATTGGGATTATGTTGTTCTTCAAGAAAATAGTCAGCTAAGTGGATTTTATCCCGGTTGGAATCAAGGTTACTTTGAGTATTATTCTTATGCTGCCGCTCAAACGCTTAACCAACTTATTAGAGAAAATAATAGTTGTGGAGAAACTATTTTTTTTATGACTTACGGTTATTTGGATGGTGATCAAATGAATTTTCCTGATGACACTTATGAAAAACAACAAACAAGAATAAAAAGAAATTATCTACTTTTAGCCGATAGCAATTCCTCAATGCTTGCTCCTGTTGGCTGGGCGTGGAGAAAAGTTAGAAGTGAAAAATCATGGGGAGATGAACTATATATGCCAGGCGATCATCATCCCGCTGAATTAGGTTCTTATCTTGCTTCTTGTGTTTTTTACGCAACAATTTTAGGGAAATCTCCAGCAGGTAATAAATTTATTGGAACTATTCCCCAAGATCGTGCTTTATATTTGCAATCAGTTGCAGGCTCAATCGTATTAACTGATAAAGTTGAATGGAACATAAATATCAATGTTCCTAATGCTTACTTTGATTTTGAAATAAATCAAAACAATAAAGTTAAGTTTACAACAGACATTTCTTCAAAGTATGTAGATTACCTTTGGTATTTTGGTGATGGAGATAGCAGTAGTAAAAAAGAGCCCATTCATGAATATTCTTTGTCAGGTGATTTTATTGTAAATCACTTTGTAATGAATGAATGCTATGCAACAGATACAATGATTGATACAATTACAATTATCCCTTCTTCAATAAAAAATAATAATGACTCTGAGCTAATTTCAGTTTCACCCAATCCTTCTACAGGATTATTTTCAGTAAACTTTGGCAAGAGCAAAATTGATAAAATCCAAATTACAACAGTTGATGGAAAATTGATTTATCAAAAGCTGATAAAGGAAAATACTTGCACAATTAATCTTTCTGATTACAAAACAGGAATTTATTTGTTAAATGTTTTTACAAAAGGGCAAATAATAAGAAAATCATTGCTTGTAAGAAAATAG